From the Chionomys nivalis chromosome 18, mChiNiv1.1, whole genome shotgun sequence genome, the window ACCATACTGTTTCTGTAACTAGCCTGTCTATAGCTGACTTGCCTGCTACTTGAGAGCTCATGCTTCTTCCACTTATCTTTGTTTTGTGAAGAAGGGTTAGCTGGGGACTAACAGAGCCAAGTCTGAGAGTCTAGTCTTCACACACGGCAGCAGGGTCTTCCAAACTGTGAGACGTGTTCTCCTCTAGATTGCGTGTGCTTGAGGAGTTTTGTGTTACTTTCACAAGTCATACAGCTCCCTGCCATGTACAGAAGCTGGTCTTCAGTGTAAATATCCCTGTGTGCCTTGGACCCGTACTGGTTAGTCTTATTGATCCAGTAAGTGTAGGTTTAAATCCCTGCTGTGATGCTAAAGAGATGCCATGAGAAGAAAGATGCTGTAAGGGGCCAATGAGTCAACTATGAGGTTACAGCTGTCGCTCAGTTGTTGATGGGCAAAACTTGCCTAAGTAGACACCTTGATTGTCATGAACAACAGACACCGAGGATTATTAATTACATATTGTCCAGGACATTTCTGTGGAGAGACATTGCTATATCATCAAATTATGTTTGTAGAGTAGttgtcaaaataaagaaaaaaatttaatgtggAAGCAGACCTGACCCCTCTGCTGTGCAGCTGCACAGCCATTTAGTAAAGGAGTGTCCTCATCCTCCAAATGGGATGCATGTTTACAGCATTCTTAGTGTGCTGTTTTCCTTAGAACTTCATTTACAGTTTCCATCCTTAGCCTGTCATTTTATAGGAATTATAAGCTCAAgtagtctctgtgtgtatgtgtatggttagATGTTATATAGTGTGTGTTTAAGTGTTgtatagtctgtgtgtgtgtgtgtgtgtgtgtgtgtgtctggttagGTGTtatatagtctctgtgtgtggttgtgttaTACAAAAGATTAAACGCCTGGGCTAAGGAAGGAGTTTATTTTATCAGAAAAGCAGTTTTCAATAACTTCTGAGGACTAAGAAGTAGTGAATTAGAATGTGTAGTTACACTTCTGAACCTTCATAATCCATTTTTCTTTAGCTTGTTACTCATTTATCTATGTTATTACTAGTAAAATTATTGTATGATATATCTATTATATTTAATCAAGGATCATAGTAGTACACTGAGGCTCAAAATTATCTCTAAGAAAAACATGGATTATATGTACTGTGATTGATATGGTGATCATTTCACTTCATAGAAATTAACCTAAACAAAGCCTAGCCTGAAAGAAGACTGACTTTATACATTTATGTGTCAGTTGTGTCTTGTTTAACAGAGATCATATGGTTTATTAATAACTTAATGTAAACTAATCAGCTTCCTAAGTTATAAAGAGAGGATAAGTTCTCCTCTTTAGAGGAGTCACAGCTGGAGTCTGTATCTGCGTGTGCAGGGCTGGACCCCTTCCAGAGTAGAAATCTAGCCAGTTttcaagaaaaatcaagttttgaACTTTAATGTATTTGGAACATATATATGCagcaaaacattttcttcctgCCATCTCCTGGTGAACAAACTGTCTACCAGCATATTGGGTTCCTTGTGCGGGGAGCTTAGGTATATGCAGGACAGAGAAGCCTCCTGACTCACAGTCCGCATGTCAGTGCTGGGACCAAtttcctctttggtttttcaaaaatgaaaatgcttGGCTCATTTAAATATCAGCTACCGGCTGTGTATTCCAGCCCTGAACGTGGTGGCATCTAGGTACAGCCGTCCTCCGATGGCTTATGTTCTCATGGTGTGTTGCAGAGTGCGGTGCCGATTCTTGGAACAGCAGTGTCCTCAACACACATGGGATAGACCATATCTAGGGAGGACTGGTTTGCAGTCTGGCTGGTCGGTGACCTGGGCGGTGTGAAGGAACAGGAAGATCGGTGACAATGAAGCGCTATGAGTGTAGATGCAGGCCGACTCCAGGAGACACTTCCAGTAGCTCCGCTTTAGCCGGAACTGGATGTTTTCAGAGGGCAAGCTTGACTAATGGCAGGAGAGACTGCACGGAAAGTGACACGGGGCCAGAGTTCTGGCCGAGACCCACCCAGCATCTAGTGGAGGGAGAGTGGTGGCTGGAGTTCTGGAGGACTGTGAGCTGCATGGTGTGGTTTGAGTGGCTCTGAGCCTGACCACACTGCTAGCGTAGACTCCAGGATGACAGATTTCATGCTAACATGGCTGAAAGTTGGATTCCTTGGAAGATGATATTTTAGTGTGGACTCTTCCAGTCTTGACGGTGTTAGATCTTCCAGAAAGTTAGGATGTTTGTCTGCTGTAGCTCCTTCAGCTTCCCTTTGTTGCATGGAAAGAGCTAACTTCCCCCAAGTTCAAGTTCGAGTGTCTGTTCTCCGCTTTGAGTTTACCCCACTTATGTGTACTATAATGAGAACTAGTTaaggtttatgtatttatttataactgCCTCAATGAAAATTCAATTGTTTTTAATGAGCGAAGACTTGTACATGAGCCATGTATTGAGCTTTGGGCCTTCTGTAACGCGTGGGTTTCTGGGATCTTCTGTTAGTCACATTGTCCTGATGCTTGCGGATGACATGGCGTGCAATGCTCGCAACCCCAAGCCAGCCACGGTGTTCAGCCACAAGAACATGGAGCTCAATGTGTATGGAGACGACGTGGAAGTGGACTACAGAAGCTATGAGGTGCGTTGTCAGACTGCAGAAATGCTGCCGCCATCTTCTTTCCGCCCTGCCTTAGCTGTCATTTAGCTTTGGTGGAACTGAGTCTGCTTTTGAGGTTCACAGTATGGAAGTAGTGACACATGGATAAAACCCTGAATGCATGAAGTCAAGGACACTtatgtcaactttttttttttttaagtaggaaaTGCTTGGTTTTCATACTTTATCTAAAATTTCAAgttcagtaattttttttgatATCCGAATCGTGGGAAACTCCATGATTAATGCGCACTCTTTCTATTGCCCACTGGGGGGCTTTGTCCAGTCTGTGCCCCAAAACAGAGTTGTAAACTTACTGAACCATTTtgcaacttttttcttttgtgatttttttttaaaaacttgattgcATGGTTCCCAGACATGACATGTAGATGGCAGATGCTTTAGTGTAAAGGTTGGGCACACCTGTTTGACATGACACCACCTCAGATAGGCTTCTACTATTTTACCCTTACTCAGTTAAAATTAATATGCAAGTTAAGAATGGCTTTATACTATATTTCTTTCTTAGAAACTTAGCTTTTAATAGTTCAAGGCTGTTTGAAATTTGAAGCCATCTAGATAATCCTTGTTTTTTGCCAAGCCCACTGAGAGTAGGAGACCATCTCGTGTGCAGAATTCTCTCTCGTCAGCTGTCAGGGCACCTGTCCCAGTGAGACTCACATATAGCTGCTCAGAAACGCTCTGTGGattgaatgtgtatgtatgtttgccttCTTACTTCTTTGGTCATTTGAaaatgttagccaataagattCTATTAAAACAATCAGCATTTTGCTGTATTCTGGGAAAGATTGTACGCTAAAcagcttgtgcatgtgtgttcatgaatgTTTCCCACTCACGATTTTGGGGAAAATCCGTTAAAAAAGCTGACTggattttctgctttttaaattaaatatggaCAATATATGACTTGGCTGTCAAGTTTAAGTCggtattttttttcctacaacTTTAAACATGCCTCTGAAGAGCTCCAGACACCTAGAATCCCCAACTGGGGAGATCAGTTCTAAGTGTGTCGGCAGTAGAAGAGATTTTGATGGAAATCTAAGTGACATAATTtggcaggggtggtggtggttgtgtgtgATTAACCTGTAATTGACTGAATGGTGGCATAGATTAGCTGCATGATTAACTAGTTATTCGTGTTTGTATTTCATGTCCTCTCAAAGAATTGCTTGTATAATTAAGTCAATAAATTTAACACATgatatttaaatttctaaattGGGAGTTAAATTATTTTGCTCCAATGTAGCTTTTCTTTGTTAGTTTCTAGTATGAAGGTGCTTTTCTAGGTTGTGTCTTGCTGTGTCCCCGGTCTGGCTTTGAGGTTATGCTTCTCTTGTCTCAGTGCCCCCCACCACTACCCACCTAACGTGACaggtcacaggcacacacacccatcccccATGCCgggtcacaggcacacacacccatTCATCCCCCGTGCCGGGTCACAGGCACACTCACTCATTCCCCATGCCaggtcacaggcacacacacacacacacacatcccccatGCCGGGTCATAggcacacacacccatcccccCTGCcgggtctcacacacacacacacacacacacacacacacacacacacactcatccccCCTGCCGGgtcacaggcgcacacacacacacacactcatccctcATGCCgggtcacaggcacacacacatactcacactcacacacacacacacactcatccctcATGCCGGGTCacaggcgcgcacacacacacacacacacacacacacacactcatccctcATGCCgggtcacaggcacacacacaccaggcctgTCTTTTACTTTTAGGAGCACAGTCGTGTGAAGGTGCATGCTTAGCTTTAGTAATCTAAAAGAACTGCActataatttgttttctgtttcatttttaatttatgctGAGTAATATGTAGATAGGAggaatgtttttaatttcttcaggtTCAATTTTATCAAATtgctcttgttttgaaaaaagtatttttactttttcaggTAACTGTGGAGAACTTTTTGCGGGTATTAACCGGGAGGGTGCCACCTAGTACTCCTCGTTCAAAGCGTCTTCTCTCCGATGACAGAAGCAATATTCTTATTTATATGACAGGTATTTCAGAATTAAAGATCCGTAATTGATTATGTTGAAGCCCGCTGGAGCAGAACCCCGTGGACAAGTGCTGAAGTTTAACTTAGCTAAAGTAGCACAGTGTGCGGTCATTTATTCCCATGACACAGGGCTATTTGAAATGATACCTAATGGGGTGTGGGTTGAGGATCTTTATTCTAGAATCTGGAACTGTTGCCGGCCTGTGTAAATGTCACAAGTGGAAAAATTCCCTTCTAACGTCATGTGACTGGTGGGAGTCAAAACGCAGGCCCACTGAAAGGGACAAAGTCACCTGCAGACTCTGTGCACAGGAAACATGGGTTAGTTTCATGTCTACACCTGGGTCCTGGCCCAGAACGTCTGGCTGTGGAAACAGGTGTTCTGCAGTCAGCGGTCCTCCTGGTCCCTCGTTGTGGAGGACAGTGCACGACGTCCCTTTGTGTTGGTTCCGGGCTCTGCACAGAGCTCTTCTGCTCTGTCCTTTTCCTCggtctcctgccaccatgccgcACTTCCTGTTGGCCTCTTGTTGGCCGTCATGCTCAAGGACTTAATAGAAGCTGCAGGCCCCGTCCCTTCTCCGCTGAACAATTTATAGTCCCCAGTGTTCCTGCCTTAGGATTAGCGTAGTGTAGCGCTCAGGCTCAGGACTCGGACTTAGCCTGACATCCTTTGTTCTGGTCGGGGCGAGGCTCATGAAACTGTATGGTGAACATGGTCTCCAGTGTTCCAGTTTGTGGGCTAGCTTCAGTTAGTGTACTAGACTGCACATGTTACAGATTTTACATTTCTCTTCTGGATTTGTTACCATTTCCTTGACGATAACTCCAGCCATGAAGGAATTCAGTAGTTTAACAGAGCCTGGCAGCCTGCTCTCCTGGGTTCTGCTGCTTGTTTAGGGAGCGTGGCTTTGAGGGCCCTGTCGTCACTGTGTGTTTTTTCATCTTCTGCCCTGCTTTCCGCTACAACAGCAGAGTCTAGTGGTTGTGGAGAGACAAGTGAGCTTGTAGCTTAAACATTCCTGTCCACTGTTTTACAGGGAAAGGTGCTGAAGTCCGAAATAGTGGAATAGCTGATGATTAGGATACTAAATAATAAAAGCTGCTGTATTTGTGGCTCTCTACTCTACACCATGAACTGATGGTAGAGCTGGTGTATTTACAGCTCTCTACACCGTGAACTGATGGTAGAGCTGCTGTATTTACAGCTCTGCACACCTTGAACTGTCTTTagcccctgcctctgccagcaCATTTCCCCTTCAGCAGCCGGTGATTTTGGTGATTTCAGTGCTGCTCCCCAGAGCCTCTGTGCATAGTTGTGCAGCTCTTACCGTGCACACAGCTCTTGGCTTGGTGCTCAGCGGCAATTGCAGTCTGGTGTGTTCTGACTGACTTGTGTGCCCTGCTGCAGGGATGTCTCGTGGGCAGGGGAAATGCACCTTACCCGCAGAGCTCACGTCACGGGGCCGGAACTGACCTGGCCTTTCCTCCTTCACTGCGGAGAGGAGGGCACCTTAACAGTCTGCACAAGGGGCTGCGGCAACTGTGTGCAGAGGAGGGTGAGGCAGAGATTAAGTTATTTACCTAAAATAGAACAGGCGGTAAGTGGCACAGCGAGGGTCTGTGTCCAGACAGACCAGCTCTTTGATGTCACCACCCCCGGCCAGCTCTAATGGATTGTGCTCCGTGGTCAGGGATGCAGACATCAGTTTTTATCTGAGACCTGCGCTTCCTAGTCATAATAGCGTGGAGCATACACTGAAGGGATAGCGTACCAGGGACTGGGTGGTGTTCTTAGTGCCTTTTTCACCAAAATGTGACACTTTTGTATGGATGAGATAACAAGTGGAGGCCAGTGGAGTTGTGTGACTGAATAATAGAAAACGTGAAAGAATTATATGAGCTGCTCTTGTACAGTCCAGGCATTCTTTGTGTAGTTGGTGGGGAAAATTGAAGCTGTTTTCCAGTCCATATTTTAGGTAGGAAAGTAGTATTAAAGCATTGCAAGAAAGGATgtactgtgtgtatctgtgtgctttTATTACTGCATGTTTCTGTATGTGCCAGGAAATTTGTCAGTGTTGTCTTTTTGGCTTTCTACAAGGTCACGGGGGAAATGGTTTCTTAAAATTCCAAGATTCTGAAGAAATCACCAACATAGAGCTTGCGGATGCTTTCGAGCAGATGTGGCAGAAAAGACGGTAATTAGCACCTCCTCACTCTGTTCTTACTATCTCCTGCTCTTTACCACAGGGCTCGTGCACACTGGGCAAGTGCTCTAGCCGGGGCTACACACACAGACCAAACAAATCATGCACCTATCAACTTCCCGTGGGAGATGTGTGATTATTTTACATGATTTTAACTTGCCCTAATCACTTCTTTTACTGTGAAATTGATATTTGTTATTTCATTGAACAGCACTTTGTGAAAGGAAAATTCAGTTATTTAACATGAATGAGTTGACttgaaacatttttcatttatctgtttatttagtgtgtgcatgtctgcatttgtgtacacgtacatacatgtgtgcacgtgtgtatatgtatgcacatatgtgtgcctgcGTGTGCACACACCCTACTGTGCATGTAGAGGTTAAAGGGAATTTAGGGGAAGTGGTTCCGTCCTTCCTCTATGTGGGttgtggggactgaactcaggttgtagATCTTGGTCCCCAGAGCCTTTTCTCACGGAGCCCTCCCACTGCCCTGGATTGACTTTAAGGTCACATCTCCTGCTGTGTGTTCTTGCCACGCCAACTCCCGCAGCGTgtatttgaggcagagtctcactttgtCACCCAGACTGCCCTTAACCTCaccatcttcctgcttcagcttcccgaGTCGCTGAgtcacagatgtgtgccactaaaTTAGTTCATTATGTTTGATTCAGCCTCACTCAGAGTTTCAGAGCACAGGCAGATGTAGCCAGATTCTTTGCTGGAGTACACGTGGACCGCCTCTAGTCCAGCTCCTGGTGTCCTGGAACCTGACGAGCACAAACTGTCCTGTCTGTTTCTCTTGGCATGGTGACCTTCTGAGCCCCAGCACATGATCCACCCAGAGCACTCTAGGACTTCCCGAGGCCGCAGCTCCAAACTGTTCCACACTTGGACACCTCACATGTAATCCAGCAGTGACTCCACCTCTCAGAGGCAGTATGATTGTTGCGAGGCTGCAGCTACTTGGCAAGCACATTCAGGGAGGAGAGTCACTCTGGCCCACAGTCTGGAAGGGAAAGTTCATCTGTTTAAGAAGGCACAGTGAGCGGGAGAGTCTGATGCTGCTGTCAGGGAGCTTGTAGTTGGCTCCTTTACATCCTGGAGGttgaagaagcagagacaggaagccagGACCTTGAGCCTCTGAGGGTTGCACTTTTAGCTGGTTGCCCTCTGCTGAGAGGCTGTGGGACCCTTGGGTCTGTGCCTGATCTCTCTGGGGTAGATGTGAGGGGGATGGCTGGGGCTTTCAGATTCTGAACTACAGAGATGTGACTATGTCACAGGCTCCTGCCACCACGGATGGAGCCAGCCAGCCCCTGTGCCTTCCCTCTGCTGGAgtggaactgtgagctaaaacagTCACCCTTAAGTTGTGTCTGTTGGGGCTTTATGTCTCAGTGTGTCTGCAGCGCTTGCCTCTCCAGCCATACTGGGCATTGTTTGAGTGTGGTGACTGAGCCATACACGCATGCGTGTGAAATATGAGCATCAGCAGAGCATATATACTCATACGTGCTCATATACAGAGTTAgagctctgtgtgtatgtgttaagtTTCCAAGAAAACCTGTATGTCAAGAGGTTCTTAAATATTTGAGCTCTGAATTGTGTGGCCGAGAGGAGAGGGCAGACACATGGAGACAGCTGTCTTGGGACATCACCTCTGTCCCCTTTGGAGTGCTCTCATGAATAGAATTCTTCTCTTAACTTTCAGCTGCTAGGTGACTCAGGTTTACATTACTGAATCATTGGAGGAATAATAGTGTATATCTAACAGCATGATTCAGATTTTGCCCCTTTTCTTTCAGCTACAATGAGCTGCTGTTCATTATTGATACTTGCCAAGGCGCGTCCATGTACGAGCGGTTTTATTCCCCTAACATCATGGCCTTGGCTAGCAGCCAAGTAGGGGAGGATTCGCTGTCCGTGAGTGTTTTCCCTTTACTCCACGTGTTTTATGAATGTGCGTGCTGTTGTTAGACGTTATAAACAGGAAGTTTCGATGTTTCAAACAATTTGTCAGGATGATCCTGTGTGATGAGTACATCCCCTTCTTGCAGCACCAGCCAGACCCTGCAATCGGAGTCCATCTTATGGACAGGTACACCTTCTACGTCCTGGAGTTTTTGGAAGAGATTAATCCAGCTAGCCAAACTAACATGAATGACCTTGTAAGTAttctattgattttatttcacATATTGGTGTGCTAGCTTTTATGTGGTTCCTGAGGTCTGTTCTTCCCAGGATTCCAGTGGGTTCTGTGCTTGCATCATGGTGTGCCCTTTTGAACTTCAAAATTATGTTTATCTGTCTAtgtgggtgtgcatatgtgtgcatgtgtgtaaatatgtgcatgtgggcagaatatgtgtgcatgtgtgtatatatgcatgtgtgtgcatgtatgtgcatgcttgtgcatatgtgcagaggccagaagacaacttgaggGAGGCAGTAGGTTATGTCCTATGCGGGTCCTCTGGTCATCAGGCTTCGTGGCGTGTGCCCTTACCTGATAGGCCATCTTGTTGTCTCCCAGTATAACCTTTAGCACACGGGGCCACCAGCTGTAACCCAGTCACCCTCTTCCTGGGTCCTTGACTACTTTGTTTCCCTTGCATTTTCTCTTTACCTACTGGGTATATTTTAAAAGCCATCTGTTCACCTTTTGAAGTTCTCGCCATTCTGAGTGAGTTTAGCCGGGCTGTACTCTTCCAGGAAGGCCAGCTGAGCTCTTCCttggattttattttactctCTCCGAGCTTCCATAGAACTTAATTTCTCTCTTGTAACGTTTACCAGTCATTGTTGATTTCAGGCACTGAGCGAAGTCTTTGTCATTTGACTTGAAGCTCTCGGAAGCTAGAGCCCTTTCCTTACATAGTTTTATAGCCTGTAACTTGTAGTGGAGTCTCTCAGGATAGCTTGAATTTAATTAAAATCCCCTTCTTTCCTGTGCTGTGCCCTTTCAGTCAGAGCAGCTTGAAGCTGCTGAGTTGGCAAAGTGAGAACCTGCAGAGGGCAGTTATGTGATGACGTCACTCTTTCCACCTGCTTACACTGTTCATTCATCTGCACACACTGGTCCGGCCCTCCTGTCCTGCCCTCCCAGTGCCCGTGTCCTGCTAGCACAGGGCCGCTGGCTCAGGACGTTCCTTCTGTGTCTGATACATGTGGTCACTGGCTGTGCACACGGGCAGACacagcttctgctttcctggacTCAGGAACGAGGGTGACCGAGCAGATGGCTCTGTCCTTACCCTCAACCCAGCAGCTCTGCACTGGCCCTCACTGAGCAGAATCCCTTCGAGTAGTTGTCAGTATTGACAGAATCCTGCCAAATTCTAGAGCTGCTGCTGTGGGCAGCCAAGTGGGCCAGGAGTACTCGCTAACACCAGCTTGAAGATTATGTGTGTTGATGCGTGTTAAGTCCTGATAGGGACTTGAATATTAACACAAACTTTTTGTAATGctaatttcactttttaaaaaatcaatttatttattttatatcccgaccacaatctttcttccctcttctcctcccactccctccgcCTTCTCTTTGCACCCTTCCCCACCCTTCCCCTGTGTttgctcagaaaggggcaggcctcagCATGTCCTGTCAAACTACCATAAGACCAAACACCTCCCCTGTATTCAGTCTGGGCGAGGCAATCCAGCATGAGTAATGGGTTTCTGAGAGCTAGTCAAAGCAGGGCAGCCCTGTTCCCACTACTAGGGGTCCCATGAAACACGATTAATAAAACTtggagaaattggggttcaacctgaaaacccaaaaagcagccagccactggcttttacctcaacctcagtctaaaaatagtgatcctgcctccaggaatctcagaatgagactgtgtctgagagctgtctcctcccgttttacattcctctctagggctgggattaaaggcttgcactacccagtttctatagcaaactagtgtggttactgagattaaaggtgtatgttatcATTGCCTggtctgttttactttctgaacctcaggcaagctttatttgaaatgGCCTCCAGTCCCTCCAGTAGACAAGCTGTGCAGAGGCCCAGGTCAGGCCCGTgcgggctccctggttgttggttctgACTCTGAGCTGCCATGAGTCAGGCTAGCCATTTCTGTGGATTTTCCTGTGATGTCTCTGAGCCCTGCTAATTTCTCTTGTTAGTAGACAGAAGCACcaccttgcttctctctcttaTGAAAACATGCTTTTTCTCGACTTCCGCTGTCACAGAACCCGAGCACAGCAGCTCCTGTGGCAGCTTAGCTCACGAGGGAGTGCAGTACCCATTTATTCCGAGAAGAAAATGCATCACCTTGTTTAcagtgcttatttttaaaatcttttttattttatttttttcatttttttgagaagggtttctctgtctaccagttctagttgtcctggaacttgctttgtagaccaggctggcctcaaactcacagagatccacctgcctctgcctcccaagtcctgggattaaaggcttgcaccaccaccacctagcctaattttaaaatcttattctCAGTTTTTGGAATGCATGGCATGCTatcttaaaagtttaaaatatgtattgttctttgatttctagtttaaaaaaatatttttcccattGAAATTATGAGAAAGGAGACTTTTAATTGACTGcagtatgcacacacaaatataatctATCAGTCATCTATTTATCCACACTACTCATTAATATTGTATCTTGGTTTCTCACCTCCATTTGAATTCATTGATGACTAATCTAATGTCTTTCAATAAGAACGATCCCTAAGTACCAGATGTGGttttacacacctttaattccagcactcgggaggcagaggcaggtgaatccctgtgagtttgaggttagcttggtctacagggtgagttccaggacagccaggcctatctagagagaccctgtgtcatgcatgcacacaagtgaTGGGTAAAGTGATCCATAAGAACTTAACGATTTGCTATTTCTCTAGGTCATAATAGCACTGTTTTGAGTTCTGTTACGTAGAGATCCAGAGTACAGTTTGCCGAGGGACTGTGGTCATAGGGCCGTGTTGGCGCTGTAGGAGAATATCTGCCTCCCTTAATAGTACACTGTACTGTTCGAGTCTGTGTTTCTGACCTCCCTTAATAGTACACTGTGCTGTTGGGGTCTGTGTTTCTGACCTCCCTTAATAGTACACTGTACTGTTGGGGTTGGGGTCTGTGTTTCTGACCTCCCTTAATAGTACACTGTACTGTTGGAGTCTGTGTTTCTGACCTTAGTCTCTGGCTCCTCAGGTCATCTTTAGAAGGTGACCGTGAGCTCAGTAAACACTCCTTTTGCTTTCCCAGTGAGTGCATGTCTTGCTAATCACTAGTGTGGAGTGTCACAGGTAAGATTAACACAGAAATTACCATGACATCTGTGAGTGGAGAAGTCTGGTTTTCACTGCATCTCTGTCTGGGGGATGCTACCGCGGTTAAGCTAAGTTAATTGGTTTCTGAAGGGACACATAGTTTCACAGCAGTAGAGGTGTGCTGTAGATGGCCATACTTCACCTTCCTCGAGTCCACTTGAACTCTGTAATCTTTACGTATTGGACTGCTGTGGCTCATTTTCCTTGACTGCTGTGTTAGTCAGATCAGTACCTTATAGCATCTTCTGCTGTCCGTAGGCTTCCTTCTGAGACCAGGTACTGCAATAGGAAGAAAATGCTAGTCTTACCCAGGGCCTTATCTTTATGATACACTGCCGTCTAGTGCATTGCTTATGTAATCAAAGTTGTTAGTGCATATGCTTATCTCGATGACTAATACTGttattattttcagtttcaaGTTTGTCCCAAAAGTCTCTGTGTATCTACTCCTGGACATCGTACTGACCTTTTTCAGCGCAATCCTAAACATGTCCTGATAACCGATTTCTTTGGGAGTGTGCGGAAAGTGGAGATCACGGCAGAGACCATCAGCCTGCAGCGGGACCCGCCAGCCGTGGAGAGCAGGTATTCATCTCAGCTGCTGCACAGGTAGCAGCTCCAGGCTCATGGTCTGTGAATTGTTATGAAGCGTACTGGGCAGTGACAGTGTTTGTGAGTAGCATGGAGCTCCTCGCTGGTCCCCACCCTTCACAGGCTGTGTGCTCTCAGGTCATGGTCAGACGTTGTCAACATAGCTGGGAAACTGGTTGTGCTCGGATTGGGATGGCTTCCAAACTACAGTGTTGGTCACATTGCAGTGTGCGATGTGCTAAG encodes:
- the Pigk gene encoding GPI-anchor transamidase — translated: MAAPCSLALPVAALAALALLSPRSSAAGHIEEQAEQLFRSGHTNNWAVLVCTSRFWFNYRHVANTLSVYRSVKRLGIPDSHIVLMLADDMACNARNPKPATVFSHKNMELNVYGDDVEVDYRSYEVTVENFLRVLTGRVPPSTPRSKRLLSDDRSNILIYMTGHGGNGFLKFQDSEEITNIELADAFEQMWQKRRYNELLFIIDTCQGASMYERFYSPNIMALASSQVGEDSLSHQPDPAIGVHLMDRYTFYVLEFLEEINPASQTNMNDLFQVCPKSLCVSTPGHRTDLFQRNPKHVLITDFFGSVRKVEITAETISLQRDPPAVESSYTEDGMEEELTEPLQYAEQLPVAQIIHQKPKPKDWHPPGGFILGLWALIIMVFFKTYGIKHMKFIF